A section of the Spirochaetota bacterium genome encodes:
- a CDS encoding response regulator transcription factor: MEGSIGLLSNNSEIIEEFKVNIPSFRLRNYRSVDSINPGEIIILAVDVDFFDSRDVIQFYLSRIRKKLQIIPVLLILRIKFLSNIDIEWFFEEFILYPFRKGELLVRLNRFIRESSSFDNENIISIGSIKINLKEYSVYLRNIKLELTFKEFELLRYLVQNTGVVYSRKELLGKIWGTEYVGGTRTVDVHIRRLRVKLGNEFNSIIETVRNVGYRCREF; encoded by the coding sequence TTGGAAGGTAGCATCGGATTATTATCGAATAATTCAGAAATAATTGAAGAGTTCAAGGTAAATATCCCAAGCTTTAGGCTTAGGAATTATAGGTCAGTAGACTCTATTAATCCAGGTGAGATTATAATTCTTGCTGTTGATGTTGACTTTTTTGATTCAAGGGATGTTATTCAATTTTATCTTTCCAGGATTAGAAAGAAGCTTCAAATAATACCGGTTTTACTCATATTAAGGATTAAGTTTCTTTCTAATATTGATATAGAATGGTTTTTTGAAGAGTTTATTCTATATCCATTCAGGAAGGGTGAGTTGTTAGTGCGGCTCAATAGATTTATCAGAGAAAGTAGTTCTTTTGATAATGAAAATATTATATCTATAGGGAGCATTAAAATTAATTTAAAGGAGTATTCGGTTTATTTACGAAATATCAAACTTGAACTTACATTCAAGGAATTTGAGCTTCTTCGCTATCTTGTTCAGAATACGGGGGTTGTATATTCACGAAAGGAACTCCTTGGCAAGATATGGGGCACAGAGTATGTTGGCGGCACTAGAACGGTGGATGTTCATATTCGACGACTTCGTGTTAAACTGGGAAATGAATT